Proteins encoded together in one candidate division Zixibacteria bacterium HGW-Zixibacteria-1 window:
- a CDS encoding isoprenylcysteine carboxylmethyltransferase family protein: protein MKTWYFSIAISIAWVMSEIILAIIKHSRSDSTNRRDRSSLRFLWIIISLAVTAGVWLGLRGIAPIPFGRRYFLFIGLIFIIAGLVLRWAAILTLRHYFTVDVTIMAGHRLIDLGLYHHIRHPAYSGSLLSFLGLGLVFASYVSLAVIFIPILFAFLYRIRIEEAALVDAFGDEYVSYSARTKRLIPGIF from the coding sequence ATGAAAACATGGTATTTTTCTATCGCCATTTCCATCGCCTGGGTCATGTCCGAAATTATCCTGGCGATAATTAAACATTCCCGATCGGACTCGACCAATCGCCGCGATCGCTCCTCACTCCGCTTTCTCTGGATAATTATTTCCCTTGCCGTGACTGCCGGCGTCTGGCTGGGATTGAGAGGAATCGCTCCAATACCTTTCGGGCGGCGCTATTTTTTATTTATCGGATTGATTTTCATTATAGCCGGCTTGGTTCTGCGCTGGGCGGCCATTCTGACCTTGCGGCATTATTTCACCGTCGATGTCACCATCATGGCCGGCCACCGCCTTATCGACCTGGGCCTCTATCACCACATTCGCCACCCTGCCTATTCCGGCAGCCTGCTGTCGTTTCTGGGCCTGGGGCTGGTTTTCGCCAGTTATGTCAGCCTGGCCGTCATTTTCATCCCCATTCTGTTCGCCTTCCTTTACCGTATCAGAATCGAAGAGGCGGCCCTTGTTGATGCTTTCGGCGATGAATACGTCTCTTATTCCGCCCGCACCAAACGCCTCATCCCCGGAATATTTTGA
- the fusA gene encoding elongation factor G: MKVFETDRIRNIALVGQRGCGKTSLADAIAFSSGISNRLGKVDDGTSLSDFTEEEINRKSSISMSILVCPWKNLKVNVLDLPGHPDFIGELIVGLNVAETAVIVLNANSGIEVGTEIHYNYVKKFKVPRIFFVNKVEKEHVKTAEVVAQLQERYGLKVVPAQITIGEGPAYKGVVDVVKMKGITFDDKGQPTVGDIPGDLMAAAKAAQQKLMEAVAESDDALLEKFFEQGELSNDEMLSGLKKAIAKQLVYPVLFGSADLNSGVQTLIDFITDYFPAPNIMPPMNLMNTSSDEVETVEMVSTGAPIAYVFKSISEAHIGDISLFKVISGKINQGLDLYNHVKNASERIGQVYSVTGKERSEVEAVNAGDIGAMVKLKNTAGGDTLAPKDKRLAVPAVEFPEPVMDVGIKPKSKGDEEKLSTGLQKLRDEDPTFSIVIDPALKQTVLFTQGSTHTEIVLSKLHKKYSVEVDTFKPRIPYRETIKGKTEIQHRYKKQSGGRGQYGDVHLRIEPVPRGEGFVFADEVKGGVIPGKYIPSVEKGVVEAMEAGGLAGSPVVDVRVAVFYGSYHAVDSSDMAFKIAASMAFKEGFLQCKPVLLEPISKVEILVPEDFTGDVMGDLSSRRGKIAGMDPEGRYTRIRATVPQAELYNYSVDLRSMTSGQGVYSRTFSHYEEVPREIMEKVIADIKQANEE; the protein is encoded by the coding sequence ATATTGCCCTTGTTGGCCAGCGCGGATGTGGTAAAACCAGCCTTGCCGACGCCATCGCTTTCTCGTCCGGTATTTCCAACCGCTTGGGTAAGGTCGATGACGGAACATCGCTGTCCGACTTCACAGAAGAAGAAATCAATCGCAAAAGCTCAATCTCGATGTCCATCCTGGTCTGTCCGTGGAAAAATCTTAAGGTCAACGTCCTGGATTTACCCGGCCATCCGGATTTTATCGGAGAATTGATCGTCGGATTAAATGTGGCCGAAACGGCGGTTATTGTTTTGAATGCCAATTCCGGTATCGAGGTCGGCACCGAAATTCATTATAACTATGTCAAAAAATTCAAGGTACCCCGAATCTTCTTTGTCAATAAAGTCGAGAAAGAGCATGTCAAGACGGCTGAAGTCGTCGCCCAGCTCCAGGAACGATACGGCCTCAAAGTCGTCCCCGCCCAGATTACGATCGGCGAAGGCCCCGCTTACAAAGGGGTCGTCGATGTCGTCAAAATGAAAGGAATCACCTTTGACGATAAGGGCCAGCCCACGGTTGGCGATATCCCCGGCGATTTGATGGCTGCCGCCAAAGCGGCTCAGCAGAAGCTGATGGAAGCGGTCGCCGAATCGGACGATGCCCTTCTCGAGAAGTTCTTCGAACAGGGCGAGCTGTCAAATGACGAGATGCTTTCCGGCCTTAAAAAAGCAATTGCCAAACAATTGGTTTATCCGGTCCTGTTCGGTTCCGCAGATCTCAATTCGGGTGTCCAGACCCTGATCGATTTTATCACCGATTATTTCCCGGCACCGAATATCATGCCCCCGATGAACCTGATGAACACCAGCTCCGACGAGGTCGAAACGGTCGAAATGGTCAGCACCGGCGCCCCTATAGCTTATGTCTTCAAGTCGATTTCGGAGGCGCATATCGGTGACATTTCGCTTTTCAAGGTTATCTCCGGCAAGATTAATCAGGGCCTGGATCTCTATAATCATGTCAAGAATGCCTCCGAACGAATCGGCCAGGTTTACTCCGTGACCGGCAAAGAACGCTCCGAAGTCGAGGCGGTCAACGCCGGTGATATCGGCGCCATGGTCAAACTTAAAAATACTGCCGGCGGCGATACCCTGGCCCCGAAAGACAAGCGCCTGGCGGTCCCGGCGGTAGAATTTCCGGAACCGGTCATGGATGTCGGCATCAAGCCCAAGTCCAAAGGCGACGAGGAAAAGCTTTCAACCGGCCTCCAGAAACTTCGCGATGAGGACCCGACTTTCAGTATTGTCATCGACCCCGCCCTGAAACAGACGGTTCTGTTCACCCAGGGTTCGACCCATACCGAAATAGTCCTCAGCAAACTGCATAAAAAATATAGCGTCGAAGTGGATACTTTCAAGCCGCGTATCCCGTACCGCGAGACCATCAAAGGCAAGACTGAAATCCAGCACCGCTACAAAAAGCAGAGCGGCGGACGCGGTCAGTATGGCGATGTTCATCTCCGCATCGAGCCGGTCCCCCGGGGCGAAGGCTTCGTTTTTGCCGATGAAGTCAAGGGCGGCGTTATTCCCGGCAAATATATCCCGTCGGTGGAGAAGGGCGTTGTCGAGGCGATGGAAGCGGGCGGACTGGCCGGCTCACCGGTCGTCGATGTCCGGGTGGCCGTTTTCTATGGTTCCTACCACGCTGTTGACTCCTCCGATATGGCCTTTAAAATCGCCGCTTCAATGGCCTTCAAAGAAGGTTTCCTGCAATGTAAACCGGTCCTGCTTGAGCCGATCAGCAAGGTGGAAATTCTCGTTCCCGAGGATTTCACCGGCGATGTCATGGGTGACCTTTCGTCGCGCCGCGGCAAGATTGCCGGCATGGATCCCGAAGGGCGCTACACCCGCATCCGGGCCACTGTCCCGCAGGCCGAGCTTTACAACTACTCGGTGGACCTGCGTTCGATGACCTCCGGACAGGGCGTTTACAGCCGTACCTTCTCGCATTACGAAGAGGTCCCGCGGGAAATCATGGAAAAGGTTATCGCCGATATCAAGCAGGCTAACGAAGAATAG